A single window of Thiomicrorhabdus immobilis DNA harbors:
- the tyrS gene encoding tyrosine--tRNA ligase, with protein sequence MKTVQEQLAIIKRGAEEILVEKELIEKLEKGKPLRVKTGFDPTAADLHLGHTVLINKLKQFQDLGHEVLFLIGDFTAMIGDPTGKSVTRPPLTAEEVAKNAETYKEQVFKILDPAKTKVVFNSEWMSKMSAAEMIQLAGKMTVARMLERNDFGDRYTSNTPIAIHEFLYPLVQGYDSVALDADIELGGTDQKFNLLMGRTLQGHYGKPQQCTLTMPILEGLDGVQKMSKSLNNYIGIKDAPNDMFGKVMSVSDELMWRYYELLSFESIETIEALKQAVADGENPRNVKVKLALELITRFHSEEDAQNALKDFETKFSKNAIPDDIEEVTIQGEMPLANLLKEAGLVATTSDAHRMTKQGAVKINGEKVDDSRQLMPVGTTSVYQVGKRKFAKITIS encoded by the coding sequence ATGAAAACAGTACAAGAGCAGTTAGCCATTATTAAGCGTGGCGCAGAAGAGATTCTGGTTGAAAAAGAGTTGATTGAAAAATTAGAGAAGGGTAAGCCGCTACGAGTAAAGACCGGTTTTGATCCTACGGCAGCGGATTTGCACTTAGGTCATACGGTTTTGATTAATAAGTTAAAGCAGTTTCAGGACTTAGGGCATGAAGTTCTGTTCTTAATCGGTGATTTCACGGCAATGATTGGTGATCCGACAGGTAAGAGTGTGACTCGTCCGCCATTAACTGCGGAAGAGGTCGCTAAAAATGCCGAGACCTATAAAGAACAGGTTTTCAAGATTTTAGATCCTGCTAAAACCAAAGTAGTTTTCAACTCTGAGTGGATGTCAAAAATGTCTGCTGCTGAGATGATTCAATTGGCTGGAAAGATGACTGTTGCCCGTATGCTGGAACGTAATGATTTTGGTGATCGTTACACTTCCAATACTCCGATTGCGATTCATGAGTTTTTATATCCCTTGGTGCAAGGTTATGACTCGGTTGCTCTGGATGCAGATATTGAACTAGGTGGAACAGACCAGAAATTCAACCTATTGATGGGGCGCACTTTACAAGGTCATTACGGTAAGCCGCAGCAATGTACCTTGACTATGCCGATTCTTGAAGGTTTGGATGGTGTGCAAAAGATGTCTAAGTCTTTGAATAACTATATTGGTATCAAAGATGCGCCAAATGACATGTTTGGTAAAGTCATGTCGGTGTCTGATGAATTGATGTGGCGTTATTATGAATTGTTGAGTTTTGAAAGTATCGAAACCATTGAGGCTCTAAAACAAGCGGTAGCAGATGGTGAAAACCCACGTAATGTAAAAGTTAAGTTGGCGTTGGAGTTGATTACACGTTTTCATTCAGAAGAAGATGCGCAAAATGCATTGAAAGATTTTGAAACTAAATTTAGTAAAAACGCCATTCCAGATGATATCGAAGAAGTGACGATTCAAGGTGAAATGCCTTTGGCTAATTTATTGAAAGAAGCAGGCCTGGTTGCAACGACCTCTGATGCGCATCGCATGACAAAACAAGGTGCGGTAAAGATTAATGGTGAAAAGGTCGATGATAGCCGTCAACTAATGCCGGTTGGAACCACTTCGGTTTATCAAGTTGGTAAACGTAAATTTGCGAAAATTACAATTAGTTAA